Below is a genomic region from Acomys russatus chromosome 3, mAcoRus1.1, whole genome shotgun sequence.
gaggtttgtttgttttgaggttttgatTCTAAGATAAACTGCCATCAAGTATCAGATCAGAGTACTAATAGGATATCCTTTTCTTCTGATTTCTCCAAGAACTGAGCAACAGATTATTCTAATAAGGTTGCTTACTGATGACTGCTAATGGTCTTAATACAAGGATAAGGATGCTCATGAGCAAGTGTGAGCAAACTTTAGAGCATTCAGAGGGCTGGGCCAATGCCACAGACCAGCTCCGCCTCTTGGTTTTCAGTGCGAATTTTGGGAAAACAGCCTCTTAGAATCTAACTCTAGTGGTTGTACTGGAACAGAAACAAAGTAgcaaaaatgctttaaaaatgtacgataggccaggcgtggtggccatgcctttaatcccagcactcgggaggcagaggcaggcggatcgctgtgagttcgaggccagcctggtctacaaagtgagtccaggatggccaaggctacacagagaaaccctgtctcgaaaaaccaaaaaaaaaaaaaaaaaaaaaaaaaaaaaaaaaccaaaaaaaaaaaaaaaaaaaaaaaggtacgaTAGCAAGtataataaaattctaaaaaatttCAAGTAAAATGTCACCAACAAAAGAGTAAAATGTTTAAGATTTTTCTAAACCCCTTTCTCTCAAAGTGCCAAAATCTGGTTCAAATGATGTCTATAAAAGGACTTCTCTGTTTCTCCCAGGAAGGTCAACACCTGGCCCTGCAGCACTAATTACTCCCATTTAGTTATGGTTCATTTTGTAGTATTGGTCTCTTCTAAACTGTCTGCTTTATATAGAAGGgtccatgtttttattttctctttatttctgttttccttaacAACTTAGCACATGGTCTCAcagatagaaataattttttaatgtaacctTAAGTAGTCGAATTAAACTAACTactaatatttataaaatgttgcactaagcacacacatacagtgtcTGGTTGAGTAACAACAGCAAGGAAATGACTACCCCAAAGCAGACTCACAGGGCGGCTCCAGCCTAAAGCAGAGCACTTGCTTGCTCTGAACATGCCTATTGGGATGAAATCATAACTCGTTCACTCCACATCCTCTTAAGACTCTACTGGGAACACTGCAGTGTGAAGATCACAGCCCAAATACACTGCTTCATTAATTAGGAACTCATTACCAAATGCAAATTCCTTAGGAATTTAGACTCAGCTTCTGGCTCATTGTACAGTGTACAGTTACCATTTCTAGGCAATTCACACTTCTTACTTCTATGCTCCATTCATCTCTTTACACGAAATAGATTTCCTTACCTCACTCTAACAGTTTCAAAGCACAGTTAACATGCTATGTCCTTCATGAATTATATGAAGGAAGAACTGATGCACTTATTTAGATCTGCTTGACTTAAAAAATCatacacagccgggcgtggtggcccatgtctttaatcccagcactcaggaggcagaggcaggcaaatctctgagtttgaggccagtccagcctacagaacaagtccagaacagttggttacacagagaaaccctgtgtaactaacaaacaaacaaacaaacccgccaccactaccaccacaaaaATCACATATTACCAGCGCTCAAAGCATTTCAATTTGGTACTTTTTCATAGGTAAGGATAAATATAATGTGCAAATAATTatccaatgctttttttttttttaaagcatgatcATCATCCAAAAGGAATGAAGGGAAATGGTGTTTTACACCCTTGAGATAAGAAAGGAAACAATACGAAACCCCAGTAGTCTTGGCAAAAGGGAAAGGGGGTGCACAAAGGAAATGCAACCATGCCATACTTGAAGTTGAGGCCAAGATCTGAGAATGAGCCCAGTCAGCCtggttctgtttttccttcttcataaTTAGCTGTATGAGTCAGAATGAGAATAGGGAGAAAACTGTCATTTGCCAGAtgtaaagaactcagaaaattcAGGGAATGTGTAAAGGAATAATAAGAACAATGAACTGTAGCATCCCAGGCAGAGGGACCTTTACTGTAAGAAAGTATGGATGGAGGCAATGAAAAACCAGTAACATCAACATACATTAGACTCCTCTGAAACTCAGGAACTATTTGTAGTTGGAGGTACTACCTGAAGATACACAGTGTGGGATATTCAAGATTCAGAAAatgagctgagcgtggtggcacatgcttgtaatcccagcacttgagaggcagaggcaggtggattgttttgaatttgaggccagcctggtctacaaagcgactctaggacagccaaggttacacagagaaaccctgtcttgaaaaaaaaaaacccaaaacaaaacaacctcccccccaaaaaaccaaccaaccaaccaaccaaccaaccaaaaccaaacaacaacaacaacaaaacccaaacccacaaaaaaacccaaaccaaccaaaaacaaacaaacaaaaagattcagaATATGACGATTGGTAATTAGTAGGCCCAGGACATGAGTGCATAGGAAGAACTGAGACAAAATAATGGGAGAAAAAGGAGCAAATGGAGTAACTATTTTCTCAGTTATACCAGTGCTGAAAACAGGAGTAGCATTCtagaagaataaaatgtaaattatctCATTAACACACAGCAATGCTAGGATATTTGTTCATTCTCTCATAAAACCTCTGATGAGAAGGGTGGAGAAAAaaggtctcagaaaaaaaaatgagacatttaAATTGAGAGTTTATCTTTTAGGTGACCAAAGATAAGCAGGTAAGATAAAGAAGGCAAGATAAGGGGCTGGGAAGATACCCTGGCAGCAAAATCCTTACTTTGTAAGCAGGAAGAACTGAGTTCTGAGCTGTTTCCACAGAACCCATGTATAGAATGAGAAGCctagaagattttttaaattggccAAACCCCAAAGGAAGCATGGAGCCTTTTGAGCTAACACTGGATGATCTTGGTGTCAGCCTATCTGAGGTTcacaaaattatttgaaaacaaaacaaaacaaaacaaacaaacagacttaaAAGAGATTCAAATTCACAGATACAACCAGAGATAGTGTTATCTGATAGCAACtgacaacccctcccccaatgcCTCATGAGATTACACACTTCCTTGAGCAAATGGTGAAAAAGAGAACGAAGGAAGTTAAACCCTTTGGATGTTAGACCCCCTTATGTTAACTAGGATCTGTTGTCCTGTTTGGGAGGCACTGGGAGGGAAGAACTTATAAAGAGCCCAGTCTGGGGGGTGCATTTCCTGAGACTTGATTTGGGGATCATCAAGCAGGGCCCAGCCCAGGGCTGAACTAATTGTATTTATAGTGcttttgagtctttctggttctttttgggaTCAATCTGAGcatagcattaaaaaataaaacaagaccagGTGTGGTGACCACACTTGtcatcctagcacctgggaggcagagatgggcagaccCTGTGGCTCAATGGTCAGCTGGCCAGCCTACATAAATGAGAGACTCTTACCTAAAGCATTTAGAGGTAGATGATGCCTGATGAATGCCACCTGGGGTTGTCCTTTGgatttcacatgtatgtgtgtacacacacacacacacacacacgtacagacgcacgtgtacacacacacacacacacacacacacacacacacacacacacacacacacacgaggccaGGCATAATTAAATATAGTTACACATTTTACTGTATTCTTTTTGAGGTGGTATCTTACTATATTACCATTGGTCTCCAACTCTTAGCTCAAATGATCTGCCCTTGAGCAGGTGGGATCATACGCATCTGCACATGCCCAGAAACTACAATCCTTATTTTCTTAATGAAGCAAGAGGCAGAACTGATACATGgcagaaatgaaattaaattttttaggTTCCTTGTTTAGAACATACTCCACCCTTCAAGTTTCAGTAGAAGTGTTAACTGTCTATAAAGCCTTCCGCTTGGCAATCCAACTCTCACTACAACATCCTTCAGCTACTCTGCACTGTATGTCTCTAATCCTCCATTAGATTTCAGACTCACAGACAAGGAGAAtggcattttaatatttataattcagactttaagtaaaaaaaattttattcaaagccaggcatggtaatgcTTCCGGTACCTGAATGCTTTTCAGTACATAAAaaaagaggcaagaggatcttgagtttaaggccagcctcactTAAATAGCAAGCTTGAGGCCAACTTGGGGGTCTATGAAACCCCctgtggggaagaaagaaaaggagggaggtaggaaggggagggagggaaggaggaaagagaaagaaaggtagagaaaaaagaggaagggagagggagggaggggaaagagagggaagaagagaaaaaagggagtcagaaagaaaacaaaaatattaatctaAGAGAACCTGAAATCTTGCAAGATATAAATATTGTGTGTACATGAGCTTTGTTCGAGTTACTCAATAAATTAGAGATAAAATAATTGAGATTTGAGAAACTGTCCcaagaagaaaatttgaagaTGTAGATAGGCTTAGACAGAAAACAGCAacacacaaaacccaaccaaccaaccaaccaaaagcccaaacaccaaaaccaaaccaaaaaacccaaaaattgttttctaaatatgttaccatgttaaaaaaatgttcttttaaagaacaacaaaagagaaaaaaaaagaaaaaagaaaagaaaagaaaaaaaaaggctttagtAACAGAAGCAGTCGAGAGCAAAATTTTGGTTTAATGAGAATTTAATAGGGAAAGTTCTTTAACTGTTCACATAAGCCTAGCAAGCATCACTGATAGACGAAAAGGCTGGCAAGAATGCCTAGCATTTACAGTGGAGGAAATAATAGAATGTGGTGTCACACTATCACTATAAATCTACAGTACAGAAAACCAGACAACTGAGGTTCTTTTAGAAGATCCTGACTGTACAGTGTGTTGTGCTTCACATGGATCTccgttcttgggaggcagaggcagaagggctgCACGTAATTTAAGGACAGCTTGGTTTTTGTAGTAAGTTCTAGACATTAAGGGTTACAAAGGAAGTCTGGTCtataaaacacaaaaggaaacaaataaaagataatgACTACTTCGTAAAAAGTCCAGAACAGAGTACTTTTGACTCCTGCTCAATGCAACATGTGATTCTAAATTTCAgttatataaacattaaattttgATTTGAGCTTTGCCTAGGCTTCCTGAATATTCTGTTATATATAGGCACCAACATGGAATTATTCTGAATATTAATCacttttctctttgcaacagggaagaaaaagaacatgggCTTTTTTAGTCCAATATgtgtccttttcttctgttttggagTTAGAGTATATTGCCAATATGAGTCTTACCAATGGGATGAAGATTATGACCAAGAACCAGATGAGGATTATGAGCCAGAATTCCAATTTCATCAAAATTTTGAATATGGTGTTCCCTTTTATCAGAGTGTTTTAGGCTGTGCTAAGGAATGCTTCTGTCCAACTAACTTCCCAACATCAATGTACTGTGACAACCGTAAACTCAAGACTATCCCAAGTATTCCAATGCACATCCAGCAAGTCTACCTTCAGTTCAATGACATTGAGGCTGTGACTACAAATTCATTCATCAATGCAACTCACCTTACAGAACTTAACCTCAGCCACAACAAAATTAAATCTCAAAAGATTGATTATGGTGTATTTGCTAAACTTTCAAATCTACAACAACTTCATCTAGAGCACAACAACTTACAAgaatttccatttcctcttcctgaaTCTCTGGAAAGACTTATTCTTGGTTATAATGAAATCTCCACACTTCAAACAAATGCCATGGATGGGCTGGTAAACTTGACTATGCTTGATCTTTGCTATAATCATCTTTCTGATTTGATGTTAAGAaactttttcaaaatggaaaaattaatgcAGCTCAACTTATGTAATAACAGATTAGAATCCATGCCCCCTGGATTGCCTTCTTCACTTATGTATCTATCTTTAGAAAATAATTCCATTTCATCTATACCAGGAAATTATTTTGACAAACTTCCAAAGCTTCATGCTCTAAGAATATCATACAACAAACTGAAAGACGTTCCATATGATATCTTTAATCTCTCCAATCTTATAGAGCTCAACATTGCACATAATAAATTGAAACAAGCATTCTACATTCCAAGGAATTTGGAACATCTATAcctacaaaataatgaaatagaaagtATGTAAAATTTTgcaattttttaaggaaaaaggaGTGGTATTTtgactgggttttttttgtgtgtggagagGTGCAGGTGGGGATGTTgggccagggtttctctatgtagtcctggctgccctggaactttcaATGTACACCAGgcttgtcctcaaactcatagatacaTTCATGtgcctctgcatccctagtgttgagattaaaggcacatgcatCAACATGCCTGAAACAAGAATGGTATCTTGACTATAAAGAATGGATTGTTAATAATCTACGCTTTATTTAGTGATGAAAGGGGTTGCTGTGAAGTTGGCTAATGAGGTAGCAAATAATGGCCTGGGGAAAGGGAGTGTCATTCAtttcaatcttttctttcttttaatatattttaatcccTGCCccccagacaggtttctctgtgtagccttggctgtcctggacttgctttggagaccagcctggccttgaagtcatagagatccacctgcctctgtctccctaagtgctgggattacaggtgtgcgccacagcaTGTGGCTTCTAATTCTATAGTCTTTTCTACTCAACTTTACCCCTTGTATATATTAACAAGCAGTATTAGAGAGCACCTGAAGACATACGACCCTGTGTAGTAGGGctgagtttttttaatttttccttttcttcttttttaaaataagattgcCTCTACTAAAAAgcaattatataataattatataatcagTGAAGccaatatattcatatttattttggtGATATGAAACTCAAGAGTTtccatttgttttaattaatataaaaatgacaaaacctAACTccaaaaataattaaactcaatTATCCTTGTAAGAATTATAAGATTCCATCTCATATAACAAAACCAAACTGGAAATATGACTATCATATGCAGGATGAACTTTTAACTTGTATTTTTCAGATATCAATGTGACAATGATGTGTCCTTCTATTGATCCACTACATCATCGCCA
It encodes:
- the Omd gene encoding osteomodulin, translating into MGFFSPICVLFFCFGVRVYCQYESYQWDEDYDQEPDEDYEPEFQFHQNFEYGVPFYQSVLGCAKECFCPTNFPTSMYCDNRKLKTIPSIPMHIQQVYLQFNDIEAVTTNSFINATHLTELNLSHNKIKSQKIDYGVFAKLSNLQQLHLEHNNLQEFPFPLPESLERLILGYNEISTLQTNAMDGLVNLTMLDLCYNHLSDLMLRNFFKMEKLMQLNLCNNRLESMPPGLPSSLMYLSLENNSISSIPGNYFDKLPKLHALRISYNKLKDVPYDIFNLSNLIELNIAHNKLKQAFYIPRNLEHLYLQNNEIENINVTMMCPSIDPLHHRHLTYLRVDQNKLKEPISSYIFFCFPHIHSIYYGEQRSTNGETIELKTQVFRSYQDEEEEEDHDSQDNTLEGQEVMEEHFNSHYYEMQEWQETM